A stretch of Pomacea canaliculata isolate SZHN2017 linkage group LG6, ASM307304v1, whole genome shotgun sequence DNA encodes these proteins:
- the LOC112566865 gene encoding actin-related protein 6-like, which produces MATLVLDNGAGTAKVGYSTDKEPKIIPNCVMKAKNVRTRIFIGDQIDECKDLSSLYYLLPFQKGYLVNWDIERQVWDHMFGADCCKVDFNETTLIVTEPLFNFTSVQEAMVEILFEEYQFKALYCCNAPQLSQYHYIKHDSKKELCALVVDSGYSFTHLVPYCKGKKLLDAACRINIGGKVLTNHLKEIISYRQLMVMDETYVINQMKEDVCYVSTDFMKDMETARKKGPENTILCEYVLPDYTHIKRGYVKQKEDSSDKSQGEEQIIRMNNERFAVPELLFHPLDVGIQEMGIAEAVTHVLTKVDEELHPHLLRNIVLTGGNCHLPGFKDRMYQDVRSLSNDEYDVSVFLPPNPTTYSWEGGCRLAQDPGFAKMVLSRQEYDEQGLAYCLDKFDV; this is translated from the exons ATGGCGACCTTAGTGCTTGATAATGGAGCGGGAACTGCGAAAGTTGGGTATTCTACGGACAAGGAGCCTAA GATCATTCCAAACTGTGTAATGAAGGCAAAAAATGTGCGAACAAGAATATTTATTGGGGATCAGATTGATGAATGCAAAGACTTGTCAAGTTTGTATTATTTGCTGCCATTTCAAAAG ggctACCTGGTAAATTGGGACATAGAGCGACAAGTATGGGACCACATGTTTGGAGCAGACTGCTGCAAG gTGGACTTCAATGAGACCACATTGATTGTCACAGAACCACTCTTCAATTTCACTTCAGTTCAAGAAGCTATGGTCGAAATTTTGTTTGAAGAATATCAGTTCAAAGCTCTCTACTGTTGCAATG CCCCACAGCTGAGCCAGTATCACTATATAAAGCATGACTCCAAGAAGGAGCTATGTGCTTTAGTTGTAGACTCTGGCTACTCCTTTACACATCTTGTGCCATACTGCAAGGGGAAGAAATTGCTGGATGCAGCTTGTAG GATAAACATTGGAGGAAAGGTGCTGACCAATCActtgaaagaaattatttcatatCG ACAGCTAATGGTAATGGATGAAACTTATGTGATTAACCAAATGAAAGAAGATGTCTGCTATGTATCTACTGACTTCATGAAAGACATGGAAACAGCAAG GAAAAAAGGCCCAGAGAACACAATCCTGTGTGAATATGTTCTTCCCgactacacacacataaaacgTGGGTATgtcaaacagaaagaagactccTCTGATAAATCACAAGGAGAAGAACAG ATTATCAGAATGAATAATGAGCGCTTTGCAGTACCAGAGCTGTTGTTCCATCCATTGGATGTAGGTATCCAGGAAATGGGCATTGCTGAAGCTGTGACACATGTACTGACTAAAGTGGATGAAG AGCTTCATCCCCATCTTTTGCGTAATATTGTGCTTACAGGTGGTAACTGCCACTTACCTGGTTTTAAAGACAGAAT GTATCAAGATGTCCGCAGTCTGTCAAATGATGAATACGATGTTTCAGTCTTCCTGCCTCCGAA CCCAACAACATATTCATGGGAAGGTGGATGTCGGCTTGCCCAAGACCCAGGCTTTGCTAAGATGGTGCTGTCAAGACAGGAATATGATGAACAAGGCCTTGCATACTGCCTTGACAAATTTGATGTATAG